One Fusobacterium nucleatum genomic window carries:
- the dxr gene encoding 1-deoxy-D-xylulose-5-phosphate reductoisomerase, which translates to MKKILILGSTGSIGTNALELIRNNKEKYQVVGISGNKNIELLKKQIEEFETTSIYVGTEQDALNLKKEYSFIKEVYFGENGLAELSKNSDYDIILTAVSGAIGIDATVEAIKREKRIALANKETMVSAGIYINKLLKKYPKAEIIPVDSEHSALFQSLQGFRKDDVKKLIITASGGTFRGKDLAYLENVTVEQALKHPNWFMGKKITIDSSTLVNKGLEVIEAHELFNVDYDNIEIIVHPQSIIHSMVEYVDGSIIAQMGVANMKTPILYAFTYPEKEFNSSINFLDLIKTNNLTFEEADRKTFKGIDLAYRAGEIGGTMPIVFNASNEVAVELFMKKKIKFLDIYRIIEEAMNSHQVLSLNTDNALNIIKEVDRETRKKVREQWER; encoded by the coding sequence ATGAAAAAGATTTTGATTCTTGGTTCAACTGGAAGCATAGGAACAAATGCCCTAGAACTTATTAGAAATAATAAAGAAAAATATCAAGTTGTTGGTATCAGTGGAAATAAAAATATAGAACTATTAAAAAAGCAAATTGAAGAATTTGAAACTACATCTATTTATGTTGGTACAGAACAAGATGCTTTAAATTTAAAAAAAGAATATTCTTTTATAAAAGAAGTTTATTTTGGAGAAAATGGACTAGCGGAACTTTCTAAAAATTCCGATTATGATATTATATTAACAGCAGTAAGTGGAGCAATTGGTATAGATGCAACTGTTGAAGCTATAAAAAGAGAGAAAAGAATAGCCCTTGCTAACAAAGAAACTATGGTATCAGCAGGAATATATATAAATAAACTTTTAAAAAAATATCCAAAAGCAGAAATTATTCCAGTGGATAGTGAACATTCAGCATTATTCCAATCATTACAAGGTTTTAGAAAAGATGATGTGAAGAAATTAATAATAACAGCAAGTGGTGGAACATTTAGAGGAAAAGACTTAGCTTATTTAGAAAATGTTACTGTGGAACAAGCATTGAAACACCCAAATTGGTTTATGGGCAAAAAAATTACTATTGATTCTTCAACTTTGGTAAATAAAGGGCTAGAAGTTATAGAGGCACATGAGTTATTCAATGTAGATTATGATAATATAGAAATTATTGTACATCCACAAAGTATAATTCATTCTATGGTTGAATATGTAGATGGAAGTATTATAGCACAAATGGGAGTTGCTAATATGAAAACTCCAATACTTTATGCTTTTACTTATCCTGAAAAAGAATTTAATTCTTCAATAAATTTTTTAGATTTAATAAAAACTAATAACTTAACTTTTGAAGAAGCTGATAGAAAAACCTTTAAAGGTATAGATTTAGCTTATAGAGCTGGGGAAATTGGAGGTACTATGCCAATAGTTTTTAATGCTTCAAATGAAGTTGCAGTTGAATTATTTATGAAGAAAAAAATAAAATTCTTAGATATTTATAGAATTATTGAAGAAGCTATGAATAGTCATCAAGTATTATCTTTAAATACTGATAATGCTTTAAATATTATAAAAGAAGTTGATAGAGAAACAAGAAAGAAAGTGAGAGAGCAATGGGAAAGATAA
- a CDS encoding phosphatidate cytidylyltransferase, whose protein sequence is MFKWNRVLVALIGVPLLLFIYAGESFFRINLYGLPMLIFTNLVIGIGTYEFYKMIKISGKEVYDKFGIIVAITIPNLVYLSNQSHYSYLEQELIAVVLIIATIFMLTYRVFKNQIKGTLEKVSYTLLGIIYVSVFFSQIINLYFLGAVFPLILQVLVWVSDTSAGIVGVTIGRKFFKNGFTEISPKKSVEGALGSIIFTGLALMLIVVLYVEKINGATIGEAFLSFIIGAIISVVAQIGDLIESLFKRECGVKDSGTILMGHGGVLDRFDSMILVLPFVTMVLYFFHIYVSYLYGI, encoded by the coding sequence ATGTTTAAATGGAATAGAGTTTTAGTTGCATTGATAGGAGTTCCATTATTACTATTTATTTATGCAGGTGAGAGCTTTTTCAGAATAAATCTTTATGGATTACCTATGCTAATTTTTACAAATCTAGTCATTGGTATAGGAACTTATGAATTTTATAAGATGATAAAAATATCAGGGAAAGAAGTGTATGATAAATTTGGAATAATTGTTGCTATAACAATACCAAATTTAGTATATCTTAGCAATCAAAGTCATTATAGTTATTTAGAGCAAGAATTAATTGCAGTTGTATTAATAATCGCGACTATTTTTATGTTGACATATAGAGTTTTTAAAAATCAAATAAAAGGAACTTTAGAAAAAGTATCTTATACCTTATTAGGAATAATATATGTATCTGTATTTTTTTCACAAATAATAAATCTTTATTTTTTAGGAGCAGTATTTCCATTAATTCTGCAAGTTTTAGTTTGGGTATCAGATACATCAGCTGGAATAGTTGGAGTTACAATAGGAAGAAAATTCTTTAAAAATGGTTTTACAGAAATAAGTCCAAAAAAATCTGTTGAAGGGGCATTAGGTTCAATTATTTTTACAGGTTTAGCTCTTATGTTGATTGTTGTTTTATATGTTGAGAAAATTAATGGTGCAACAATAGGAGAAGCATTCTTATCATTTATTATAGGAGCGATAATATCTGTTGTTGCTCAAATTGGAGATTTAATAGAATCATTATTTAAAAGAGAATGTGGAGTTAAAGATTCTGGAACTATACTTATGGGGCATGGTGGAGTATTAGATAGATTTGATAGTATGATATTAGTTTTACCTTTTGTAACTATGGTACTATACTTCTTTCATATATATGTAAGTTATCTATATGGAATATAA